GGCGTGATCGCGAGCACCGGCCGCGCGCAGGCCGCCTCGCTTTACAACCTCGCGTATTACCTGGGCTCCAGCGTCATCGGCTGGGCCGGCGGCCTGCTCTTCCAGTCCCTGGGCTGGACAGCCCTGGCCCTCGCGGTGATGGGACTGGCCTGCACGACGGCGGTCATCACCGCCGTCGTGCATCGGGCCGGCGCGGCGAACGCCGGGACGGGGAACGCCGGGACGGCGGGCAGAGCCGCAGCGGGCGGAGGCCCGACGCGGACAGCGGCGCGCTAGCGGGTCGCCTCCAGGGCCTGGAACAAGTCCGCCACGATATCCGCCGCATCCTCCAGCCCCACGGACAGCCGCAGCAGTGCCGCGTGCGGCTTGGCCTCCGAGGCCACCGGCCGGTGGGTCAGCCCGGCCGGGTGTTGGATGAGCGTATCGATGCCACCGAGTGAGACGGCGTGAGTGATCATGCGGACGGCAGCCGGGATGCGCTCGGCGTGTTCGGCACTGGCCAGCTCAAATGCCAGCAGCGAACCGGGGCCCGCCATCTGCGTTCCGACCAGGCCCCGGGGATCGCACTCGGGCAGGCCCGGGAAGTAGACCCGGCGGATCAGTTCATGCCCGGCCAGCGAGGTCGCGACCTTCTCGGCGCTGGCCTGCTGCGCCCGCACCCGCACCGGCAGCGTCGCCAGTCCGCGGTGCAGCAGGTACGCCGGCCAGGGCGTCAGGATGCCGCCGGTGATGGCCCGGATCTGGCGCAGGCGGACGGCCCACTCCGGTGAAACGGCAACAACCCCGCCCATGGCGTCGCCGTGGCCGCCGAAGAACTTGGTGGCGCTGTGCAGCACCATGGCCGCCCCGTGCCGGAAGGGCTGCTGGAGTACCGGGGTGGCGAAGGTGTTGTCCACGAGCAGCGGCACCCCGTCCGCCGCGGCCACCGCGGCGGCAATGTCGACGAGCTCCAGGCTCGGGTTGGCCGGGGTCTCCAGGATGACCAGCCCGGTGTCGGGGCGCAGCGCCGTGCGGATGCCGTCGGGCGTGGTGAAAGTGACCTCGGTCCCCAGGACCCCGGAGGCCAGCAGGTGGTCGCTGCCGCCGTAGAGCGGGCGGACTGCCACCACGTGCCTCTTGCCGGTGGCGACGACGGCGAGCAACACCGCGCTCAGGGCCGCCATGCCGGTGGCAAACGCCACCGCTTCTTCCGTAGCCTCGAGCAGGGCGACGCCCTCCTCGAACCGGGCGACGGTCGGGTTCCACAGCCGCTGATATACCGTGCTTTGCCCGTCCAGGTGCGGGCCGCCGGTGGCCATCTGCTCGTAGGCGAGTCCGCCGTCGTGAACCGAGGGCAGCGGGGCCGTGGTGGACAGATCGATCGGAACGGCGTGGACGCCGAGTTCCGTGAGGCCGTTGCGGCCGGCGTGGACCGCCAGCGAGTCTTGAGAAAGCACCGTACTCCTTATGAATATTCACCGTTGAATGCGGTAAGTATCTGGCACTAATTCGGAGATTTATAGAGGGCGTGAATGGAACTGCCAGAAAGCGCCGTTTATGATGAACTGACACCACATCAAGGAGGATCCGTGAGCAGCCCCACGAAGAATGTTCGGCCCACCGCCAGCACCAGCGAACCCCTGGACGCCATCGACGAGCGACTGCTCGCGGCCCTGGTTGCGGACGCCCGGATCTCCAACAAGCACCTGGCTGAACTGGTGGGCATTGCCCCGTCGACGGCGCTGATGCGCACCCGGGCCTTGTCCGAGCGCGGGATCATCCAGGGCTTCGAGGCCAAACTCAGCCTCGCCGCCGTAGGCCGGTCGGTGCAGGCACTGATCGCCGTCCGGCTGCGGGCCCACGACCGCGAACAGATCGACCGCTTTACCGCCCGGGTTCCCAAACTGCCCGCCGTACTGTCCACCTTCCACACCTCGGGCTCGGTGGACTACCTGCTGCATATCGCCGTCGCCACCACCGAGGACCTGCGCGACTGGGTGCTGGACAACCTGGCGACGGATCCGGTGGTCGGGCACACCGAGACCACCCTGGTCTTCGACCACATCCAGGGCAACCACGGGCCGCTGCCGGACTAGCCGCCGCGCGCGCAGGGCGTTGGTTGTACCCGGGTGATGGGTGTGGTTCCGATGCCGATCCGGTGGGACATGCCCATTCTTCGTGCGGGGCTGGTAGGACATGCCCATCCTTCGTGCCGGCGGGTGGGCATAGCAGCACTATGTCCATTGCTCGCGCCCAGCACAGGACATGTCCCCAGCCGGCCGACGAACATGCCCATTCCTCGCCCGGTCCGGTGGGACATGCCCATTCCTCGCCCGGTCCGGTGGGACATGCCCATTGCTCGTGCCGGTCCGGTGGGACATGCCCATTCCTCGTGCCGGTCCGACGAGCATGCCCACTCCTCGTGCCGGTCCGGTGGGACATGCCCATCCTTCACCCCGGCGATTGGGCTCGGCTCAGTCCTGCTGGCCGCGGATGGCGCCGGGCGCCCCCAGCCAGGTGCTCAGACCCGCGCTCGCAGGGCGTTCCGCAGCGTGACGGCTGCCAGGCCCAGGGAGAAGACGGCGCAGAGCACAACGAAGCCCGACACGGCCGCCTGCAGGCCGAAGGCGCCGGCCGCCAGACCGAGCCCGATCACCGGGAAGGCGCTGCCGAGGTACGTGATCACGTAGACGGTGCTGATGATCTGGGCGTGGCGGGACGCCTCCACCTTGCCGGCAACGTCGTTGAAGACGGTGCGGAAGGAGACGCCCTGGCCCAGCCCGGCGGTGATGCTGGCGGCGATCAGCAGCCATGGGCTGCTCCAGGCCGCGGCCGCCGCGATCAGCAGTACGGACACGGCCAACAGCGACAACCCCGCGGGCACCACGAAGCGGCCGCGCACGGCCAGCAACTGGCTCAGCGCGGAGGCTGCCAGGGTCAGCCCGGCGAGCAGCCCGATCAGCGGACGCGAGTCCGCGTGGACGATCTGGGCGAAGTAGCCCGGAGCCAGCGAAAGGCAGAAACCGAAGACGGCGAAGCTGAGGAACCCCACGGCCGAGGCGAGCCAGAACGCCCCCCGCGCCTCGCTGGACACGGAGGGGCGCCGTGGCGCGAGGACCTTCAGCGGCTGCGGACCCGCGACCGAGGTGATGGCGGGCCGCGCCTTGAGCAGGTAAAGCGGCACCAGCAGCGCGAGCAGGACGACCGAGTGCAGGTAATACGGCGTGGAGGTGGGTCCCGGAAGGATGGAGAGCATCCCGCCGATGGCCGGCCCGGCCGCCACGCCGCCGGCGGAGGCCAGCAACGTGAACCGCGAGGCCCACTCCGGCCGGCTGGGCAGCAGCTCGCGCAGGGCAGCGGAACTTGCGCCGGTGGCCAGCGCCACCGCCGCCCCCTGCAAGGCCCGGCCCGCGCACAGCGCCAGCATGCCGTCCGCAGTGGCGAAGACGAAGCCGCCGGCGAGGCCCACCAGCACCGCCAGCACCAGCGCCGCCCGCCGGCCGATGTGATCCGACCAGTGACCGGCGAGGATCAGGGTCGCCACGAGCGCCAGCACGTAGGCGGAGAAGGCCACCGTGATGTCCAGGGCTGTAATGCCCAGCTTGGCCTGCAGCAGCGGGTACAGCGGGGTCGCGAGGTTGGCGCCGACGAGCAGCGTGAAGATCACGACGCCGGCCATCACCAGCCGTGCGGTGACGGAAGCGTCCCAGCCCCAGCGTTCTGCCGTGGCCGGGCGCATGCGAAGTTCGCTGAAGACGGTCATGGCGGTGCCCCTGCTGCATTGAAGCGGGCCGCGCGCGTTCCCTGTGGGGAGGCGCCGACCCGGTGAAGATTGGTACCTCCAGAATGCGACACGGGTGAGCTTTCGGGGCAAGTTCTGTGCCAAAATTGAGCATATCCATCAATCGGAGCCTGTCAGCGTGAACCGGAGTGACGATTTGAACAGTCTTGACCCCACCGATCTCAAGATTCTGCTGGAACTGATCAAGGATCCGCGGATCCAGATCGGCGAACTCAGCGATGTCTTGGGCATCGCCCGGAACACCGCTCAGTCGCGGGTCCGCCGAATGCTGCGCTCGGGCCTGCTGCACGACGGCGGCCGGGAAATCGACCTGGAGGCGGTGGGGTACGACGTCGTCGCCTTCGTGACGATCGAGGTGAACCACCGCGAACTCGACGGCGTGGTGGGGGCCCTGCGACTCATCCCCCAGGTCCTTGAGGTCCACGAAATCTCCGGCCGTGGCGACGTCTGGTGCCGGGTGGTCGCCACCGACACGCACAACCTCCAGGCCGCGCTGCGCTCCATCCTGCGGATCAAGGGCGTGATCCGCACCGAAACCGTGCTCGCCCTGCACACCCACATCCCGTACCGCACGGAACCGCTGATCAGCCGGCTGGCGCAGGGCAGCGCACTGGCCCCCGGCCGGTCCGCCGCGCGCCGGCCCGGTGCCGCGGAACCCGGCTAAAGACTGGATAATGGGCCGGTGACTATCATTGACAACGCCGTCTACGTCGACGGCGTCCGCCGCGCCGAGCCGGGCAGCCTGGAACAAACCTTTGAGACCCTGGCCGAGCACGGGGGCATGGCCTGGATCGGCCTGTACCGGCCGACGGAAGAGGAAATGGCCGCCGTCGCCGCTGAATTTGACCTGCACGGCCTGGCCGTGGAGGATGCGATCTCCGCGCACCAGCGCCCCAAGCTCGAACGCTACGACGATAATCTGTTCACCGTGCTCCGGCCGGCCAGGTACCTGGACGAATCCGAAACGGTGGAGTTCGGCGAGCTGCACGTTTTCACGGGCCGGAACTTCGTGGTGACCGTCCGGCACGCCGAGACCGCCGTCGTCGGCCTGGTCCGGCGCCGGCTGGAGCACCGCCCGGACCTGCTGTGCCACGGCCCGGAAGCGGTCCTCTATGCCCTGATGGACCAGGTGGTGGACGACTACGTCCCCGTGGTCGCCGGCCTGGAGAACGACATCGACGAGATCGAGGACCAGCTCTTCAGCGGCGACCCGCTGGTGTCCCGGCGTATCTATGAGCTCGCCCGCGAGGTCATCCATTTCCAGCGCGCGATCCACCCGTTGCCGGCCATGATGCAGCAGCTTCGCCGGGGCTTCGAGAAGTACCAGGTGGACACCGAGCTGCAGCACAGCCTCCGCGACGTCGAGGACCACGTCGAGCGTCTCATCTCGCGCGCCGACTCCTTCCGCGACCTGCTGCAGAACGCACTGACCTTGGACGGCACCCTGACCGCCAACCGCCAGAACGAGGCCAGCGCGGAACAGAATGAGCAGGTCAAGAAGATCTCCTCCTGGGCCGCGATTTTCTTCGCGCCCTCCTTTGTCGCCGGCGTGTACGGAATGAACTTCGACAACATGCCCGAGCTGCACTGGACCTACGGTTACCCGATGGCGATCGGCCTGATGGCGGCCACCGCGACGATCATGTACGGCATCTTCAAACGGAAGGGCTGGCTCTAGCCGGCCCCGAGGCGCGGCACAGCTTTCCGCACGGCAAGCGCGCCCGGCGCCCCGTGTAGTCTGGCGTCATGAGCGCGCGGCGGGACCGGTTCCGGCACATCGTGGAGACCTTGAGCAGGCACGGGCTGGGCTTCGCACTCGGCCATCTGGGCCTGGACCGGCTGCACGTGCCCGGCCGCCCGTCTCCGCTTCTTCCCGACGCCGCCGTAGTGCCGCTGCCGGCACGGATCCGGCTGGCGCTGGAGGACCTGGGGGCGGTCTACATCAAATTCGGCCAGATCGTCTCCACCCGCACGGATGTGCTCCCGCCGGAATATGCCGCCGAACTGGCGAAGCTCCAGGACGCGTCGCCGCCCGTGCCGGCCGAGCAGATCCGCACCGTCATCGCCGAGGAGCTCGGGCCCCGCGCGGACCGGTTGCTGGTATCGCTGCAGGACGTTCCGCTGGCCACCGGCTCCATCGGCCAGGTGCACGAGTCGACGGTCGAACAGGCCGGCGGCCGCGACGAAGTCGTCGTGAAAGTGCGGCGTCCGGGCGTGGTGGCGCAGGTGAATGAGGACCTGGAGATCATGGCCGAGCTCGCCAAACGGGCCGAGCAGGCGTCGGCGGCCATTGCCGGTTTCCACGTTTCCGCGCTGGTGGACGAGTTCTCCCAGACCATGCGCGCGGAGCTGGACTACCTGCAGGAGGCCCGGAACGCGGAGCAGTTCGCCGAGAATTTCGCCGGCGACAGCCGCGTCCATATCCCCCGGGTCTTCTGGGAAACCACCACCTCCCGCGTCCTGACCCTCGAGCGCGTCCGCGGCATCAAGGTCAACGACGTCCGGGCCCTGCGCGCGGCGGGGATCGACGCCGGCGGGCTCGCCGTCGAGGCCTGCAATATCCTGCTCAAGATGGTGTTCGAGGACGGCTTCTTCCACGCCGACCCCCATCCGGGAAACTTCTTCGTGGAGCCGGATGGACGCCTCGGCATCATCGACTTCGGGATGGTGGGCCAGATCAGCGACACGGCACGCTGGAACCTGGTCCGGGTGCTGCTGGCCGTCGTCGAACAGGACGCCGGACGGCTCACCACCGCCATGGTGCAGCTCTGCGGGGCCACGGAGGCCGCCGACGCCAGCGGCCTGCAGGCGTCGCTGGGCCGCCTCGTCGGGCGGTACGCCGGCCGGCCGCTGGCGCAGGTGCCGATCGTCCCGGTGCTGACCGAACTGGCGGGACTGCTGCGCGCGCACCGGCTTCGGCTGCCGCGCGAGACGGCCTTGCTGGTGAAGATGCTGATCATGGCGGACGGGCTCGGCAAGCAGCTGGATCCCGGGTTCGAGCTGACCGCCCAGCTGGCACCCTTCACGCGCAGGATCCTCCTCGGATCGTTGTCCCCGGAGGCGCTGGCGTCGAGGCTGAAAAAGCTCGGCTGGGAGGCTCTGCAGTTCGGGACGGAGGCGCCGGAAATGGCCCGCCGGCTGCTCGAGGTCCTGGAACGCGGCGGCCTGGACGTCCACTTCCGGGCGGACGAGCTGGACCGGCTGCTGGACAAGGCCGAACGGACCGGCAACCGGGTAGTGGCGGGGCTGATCACCGCGGCACTGATCGGCGCCGTGGGCGAGCTCGTGTCCGTCCAGCCGGAGCGTTGGCGCGGTTGGCCGAAGGCCCTCGTCACTGCGGGCCTTGGCGGGGTCGGCGCCCTGGGCGGTTATCTGGCCGTCACCTCCAGGCACCGCCGGCGGAGCTGAACCAGCGCCCCGCGGTAAGCGCCTCGCTGTGGGAAGTACAGCTAGCGCGCCCCGCGGCGGTTGCGGGCCAGGGCCACAAGGCGGAGGAAGGCCAGGACAAAGCAGGTCTCGATCAAGCCCATCAACCCGAGCCAGAGCCATTGCGCATGGCCGATGAAGTAGATCGCCCCGAGCGTGACCAGCACACTCCCCAGGACGAGGGCGTACACGGCGAAACCGAAGGCGACGCGGGCGCTACGCACGCCCGTGCGGAAGCCAAAACCGAGAGGTTCACCGCCCGGGTAGCCGCCGACGCGGTCTTGCGCGGCCGGTTCGAGCCGGTCGAATTCCTCCCACGGATCAGAGTCGTGTTCGCGCCGCTGTTCGGCCATAGTCCTATTATCCCGCGCTGGTGCCTAGGCGGCCCGTTGCCCGACCTCGCCGGGCCCGGCACCTGCCGCGCCGAAAATGAGCTGGCGGGTGGCGATCTTTTCGGTAAAGAACCGGTCGTGGCTGACCACAACGACGGCGCCGGGGAAATGCAGCAGCGCGCGCTCCATCACCTGGGTGCTGGAGAGGTCCAGATGGTTGGTGGGTTCGTCGAGCAGGAGCACCGAGGCGCCGGAGAGCAGGCACTGCGCCATGGCCACGCGTGCCTTCTGGCCGCCGGAGAGGTTGCCGATCTTCTGCTTGAGGTCGGCCTCGGAGAACTGGAACATCGCCAGGAAGCGGTTGACGGACTTCTTCGTGGCGCTGAAGGCCAGGCTGTCCGGGAGCGCGTTGACCGCGTGCGACACGGTGTCGCCGTCGTCGAGCTCTTCCAGCATCCGGTTGTAGGAAACGAAGCCGGGGCCCTTGGCCCACGCCACCGCGCCCGAATCGGCCTGTTCCTCGCCGGTCAGGACCTTCAGCAGGGTGGACTTCCCGCTGCCGTTGGCGCCGAGCACCGCGATCCGGTTGCCCTTGCGGATTTCGAAGCTCAAGTCCTCGAACAGGAGTTTTTCGCCGTAGGCCTTGCCCAGACCTTCCACCCGGCACAGCACGTCCTTGACGTGCAGGCCGCCGTAGATCTCGGTGACGATCTGGTCGACGGGGCGCGGCGTGCGGGACTTCTTGATTTTGGCCAGCTGGTTGCCCAGCCCCCGGCCGGCGGCCTTGGCGGCTTCGCGGCGGTCGGCAATCCCCTCGGCCTCAAATGCGAGCAGTTCGGATTCGTGCACGAACTGCTGCTCGAGGGTCTTGAGCCGGAACTGCTTCTGGACCACGTATTCGCCGAAGTTTCCGGGGTATTCGTGCAGGTGGTAGTTCTCCACCTCGATGATCCGGGTGACGACGGAATCGAGGAACGTCCGGTCGTGCGAGACGATCACGGCCGCTCCCTTGAAGTCGCGGAACCAGTTCTCCAGCCATTCGACGCCGGCCACGTCAAGGAAGTTGGTGGGCTCGTCGAGCAGCAGCACGTCCGGGCCTTCGAGCAGGATCTTGGCCAGGGCGGCGCGGTTGCGCCAGCCGCCGGACAGCGAGTCGATCGCGCAGTGGCGGTGGCCGTCGTCGAAGCCCAGGGTGGTCAGCACGGTGTCGATGCGCCGCGGGTAGTCCCAGCCGTCGAGCCGGTCCATGTCCTCAAACAACGCAGCCTGCCGGCCGATCAGCCGGTCCAGCTCGTCGGCGGGCGGGTCTCCGGCGATGGCGGCGTCGATGGCGGCAAGCTCGGTCTCCAGGGCCTTGATTTCGACGAAAAGGCCGTCCAGGACCTCGGTGATGGTCGAGTCGCCGTTCAGCTCGGAGAACTGGGAGAAGTAGCCCACCCTGGTCCCGAGTTCGATGCTGACAGTGCCGCTGTCCGGAGCCACCTGGTCGAGGATCAGTTTGAGGATGGTGGTTTTGCCGGATCCATTCTTGCCGATCAGGCCCAGCCGGTCCCCTGGTTCGAGCCGGAAGAACGCCTCGCGGAGAATCTGGGTGTTGTCGAAGCGGACGCTGACGTCATGCAGCCGAATCAGGCTCACTAATGCTGTCCTCTCAAGGGCGGGGTTCCGTTTCAGACTATCGTGAACCGGCGGGGCAACCGGACGAGACCGGACCGATGAAACTCCCCCGCCGGATGCGAAAAAGGCTCCGCACCGCGCGAAGCGGTGCGGAGCCTTCCGTGCGGACTGCTCTACCGGTCGGACTTGCCTGACCGGTTGTGTGCGGCCTTCGGTGCGACTGCAGGTACCGACTGGGTTGCTTTTTCGCCGTAGGAAGGCACGGCGGGGGTGGCGGCGTGCTCGCTGCGGTGCTCGGCAGCGTTGGCGAGACCGGCCGCGCGGTGCTCAGCGGCGTTCTCGTGAGCCCAGGCACTGTTGCCGCCCTCCGAGGATTCGCCCTTTTCCTGATCGTCGGCCTCGCCGGCCTCGTCATCGCCGGCAGGTGCGGTCTCGGTCGGGGCCGGGGCGGGGGTCGTCTCGGTCGGGGCCGGCGCCGGAGTCGTCTCGGTTGGGGCCGGGGCGGGGGTCGTCTCGGTCGGGGCCGGGGCCGGGGTCGTCTCGGTCGGGGCCGGGGCCGGGGCAGTCTCGGTGGGCGCAACCGTGGGATCCGCCGTCGGGGTGGCGGTGGCCGTCGGGTCTGGAGTGACGGTAGCGGTCGGCTCGGAGACGAGTTCGGTTGCAGTGGCAGCCATTGCGGCGCCGGCACCGCCGGTGACTACGACGGCGGCGACAACGGTGGCCTTGCCCGCGGTGCCAAGGGCGCTGAGCCAGGTGAAGATTCCTGCCAAGGGGTGATCCTTCCAGAGTGTTTACATTGAGGTCGGCGGACGTTCCCACACAACCAGCCGCGCGCAACGTTACCGAACGGAAAGTGCGGTCGGGGGCGGAATGGGTTTTCCTGCGGAATTCCTTGGCAAAAACACGGACATCGACAGGCTCCTGGGAAATATCCCAGCAGGGACCAACCACAACCCGAGGCGGGGCTCCGGGCCTGTCTGGACCATTTACTACTTGAAATCCTCACAGTAAGCATGCTTATGATGAGGTTGCGGTCGGATCGATTGGCCGCCAACCTGAGGAGGAAACAGCATGGGACTAGGTGACAAGATTCAGAACGCTGCCGAGAAGGCTGGCGGCAAGGGCAAGGAAGCGGCCGGAAGCGCAACGGGCGACGAAAGCCTTCGTGCCGAAGGCAAAGCTGACCAGACCAAAGGTGATTTGAAGCAGGCCGGCGAAAAAGTCAAGGACGCCTTTAAGAAGGACTAGCCTGTACCCAACCGAAGGGCACACCATAAAAATGGTGTGCCCTTCGCTGTGCCCCGACGGTCCTGCGCCAAGAGATCGACCCCCCGGGCTGAGAACCGCTCGTTGCCGGATCATGACATGCCTGGGCGATGCTGAGGCCCCGCATAGGGTGTTGCTGGGTTGCTTCCCAGCAACAGTCAGTAACATGGCCGGGTCCGCACGTCCCCGGAGAGGTAGCCCCATTGCGTCACGATTTGCCCGGCCGGGAAACCGGCACGCCCGCCCTGTACCCCGGGCATGGCACTCTGGTTGAAAGCAGCCTTAATCACCCCTGCCGGCGGCGTCCGCGCTGGCTCAAAGTCTCCGGCATCGTCGCTGTAGCGCTCTTGGTCGCTGTTGTCGCGTTCGGCGGCTACTGGCTTTGGCGGCTTCAGTCCAACATCAGCACCTCGGCCTTGGGCGCCGGTGGTGTGCGGACCGAAGGTCCCGTCGACGACAGCAAGGACCGGCTGCAAATCCTCGTCCTGGGCAGCGACACCCGCAGCGGCAAGAACGGACAGTACGGGTCCGCGGCCGATTCCTCTGGCTACGGCCAATCCGATGTGATGATGCTGCTGGACATCTCGGCGGACAACAATCACGTCAACGTCGTCAGCTTCCCCCGGGACCTGCTGGTGGACGTCCCGGCCTGCCGGGACCGCGCGACCAACCAGGATCATGCGGCCCGTCCCGGGGTCATGATCAACAGCGCCATGGCAGACGCTGGGATTGGCTGTGCCGTGGACACGGTGAACAAGCTCACCGGGCTCGAAGTGGACCACTTCATGATGGCCGACTTCAACGCCGTGAAGGAACTTTCCAACACCGTCGGCGGCGTTGATGTCTGTGTCGATTCCGCCGTCAACGACCCCGATTCCGGCCTCCGCCTCCCCAAGGGCACCTCCCAGGTCCAGGGCGAGCAGGCCCTGGCTTTCCTGCGGACCCGTCACGCGTTTGCCAACGGCGGGGACCTTGGCCGGATCAAAGCCCAGCAGTCCTTCCTGGCTTCGCTGACCAGGAAGCTCAAGGCCGACGGCACCCTCGGCGATCCCCAAAAGGTCCTGGGCATTGCCGACACCATGACCAAGAATCTCACGGTCGACGACGGGCTGGCGTCCGTCCCGACCATGCTGACCCTTGCCGGGCGGCTCAAGAACATCGACCCGGCCAAGGTTAACTTCATCACCGCGCCGACCGTGCCGGCCGCTTCCGATCCCAACCGGCTGAGCTTGGACGAGCCCGCCGCCTCAAATCTCTTTGCTGCCCTGCGCCGCAGCCCCGATCTGTCCCAGCCTGCGCCGTCGTCGGACGCACCGGCCGAGGCGTCCAGCGCGCCCGCGGCTCCGGCCTACGACAAGGCCCTCCAACCGGTCACCGTTGCCAACGGCACCAACCTGCCCGGCAGGAGCAGCGAGATCGGGGCGCTCCTCACTGGGGCCGGGTTCACCAAACTTGCCCGGATTCAGGCCCAGCCGCGGCCGCAAACCATGGTCTACTACGGCGCCGGCTTCGCCGATGTGGCCTCCGACGTCGCTGCACTGTTCGGCCTGCCGCCCGCGAGCGTCCAGCAGGTAGCCGGCGTCCACGGTGTCCAGCTCTACGCCGGCCAGGACTTCGCCGCGGGCGCCAAGCCGTCAGCCCCGGCGTCGAATGCCGACGGCGCGGTCTCCCAGACGGCAAACGACCAAACCTGCCAGGCCACCAGCCAGGGAGGCTAAGCAACTGGGGCGCCGGACCCTGCTGGAGCGGATAGGCCGGCCTCCGCCCTCCTAGGGGTGTGCTGGCGCGCCGCGATGCGAACACACGTCAGGGAGGGCCCCCAAGGCCTCCCTGACGTGTCAGTTGTTAGCGCCCGGAGCGGTCGGACCCTTCGCGATGGTCCCCGCGCCGGCTGTTGTCGTGGCCATGCTGGTCCGCACGGCCCCGCTGAAGGCCCTCATCGTGGCGAGTCTTTGCATGCTCGGAGACCTCCTTGTCTTCCGACTTGTCTTCCGAGGATTCAGCGGCTGCGGCGGGCTGGGTCTGGACGGGCTCCGCCGCCGGCGCGGCCGGTTTCGCGGCTTCGGCGTCGCCTCCGTCTGTCTCAGTTCCCTCCGCGTCCACGGCATCTTCTCCGGCTTTGTCGCCTTCGCCGGCTTCCGGCGTTTCACTGGCCGGCGCTGAAGCGGCCGGACTTGGAGCGGCGGGGGCCGACGCCGAGGTAGTCGGGGCGGGCGCCGGGGTTTCCGAAGGCGTCTCAGATGGCGCGGGGGCCGTAACCGTCGGCTGGCTGCCGCCGTCGACGGTGGTCATGCTCGTGAAGGCTGCTGCGCCGCCGCCG
The nucleotide sequence above comes from Arthrobacter sp. KBS0702. Encoded proteins:
- a CDS encoding LCP family protein, whose amino-acid sequence is MRHDLPGRETGTPALYPGHGTLVESSLNHPCRRRPRWLKVSGIVAVALLVAVVAFGGYWLWRLQSNISTSALGAGGVRTEGPVDDSKDRLQILVLGSDTRSGKNGQYGSAADSSGYGQSDVMMLLDISADNNHVNVVSFPRDLLVDVPACRDRATNQDHAARPGVMINSAMADAGIGCAVDTVNKLTGLEVDHFMMADFNAVKELSNTVGGVDVCVDSAVNDPDSGLRLPKGTSQVQGEQALAFLRTRHAFANGGDLGRIKAQQSFLASLTRKLKADGTLGDPQKVLGIADTMTKNLTVDDGLASVPTMLTLAGRLKNIDPAKVNFITAPTVPAASDPNRLSLDEPAASNLFAALRRSPDLSQPAPSSDAPAEASSAPAAPAYDKALQPVTVANGTNLPGRSSEIGALLTGAGFTKLARIQAQPRPQTMVYYGAGFADVASDVAALFGLPPASVQQVAGVHGVQLYAGQDFAAGAKPSAPASNADGAVSQTANDQTCQATSQGG